In Hippoglossus stenolepis isolate QCI-W04-F060 chromosome 13, HSTE1.2, whole genome shotgun sequence, a single genomic region encodes these proteins:
- the LOC118120137 gene encoding rho-related GTP-binding protein RhoE, translating to MDSDSAVQCKLVVVGDSQCGKSALLSVFAKDSFPECYVPTVFENYSASFDLDLQRVELRLWDTSGSSYYDNVRPLSYPDADAVLICFDISRPETLDNVLKKWRGEIEEFCPNTKMLLVGCKSDLRADLFTRSHSRHTPVSYDQGSNTAKQLSTPYLECSSLQSDNSVKDIFHVATLACVNKNNKNMKRRKSSRATKRMSHSGGDMSPVASTHFQQTKAKSCAVM from the exons ATGGACTCAGACTCCGCCGTCCAGTGTAAACTCGTGGTTGTGGGAGACAGTCAGTGCGGGAAAAGCGCGCTGCTGAGCGTGTTCGCCAAAGACAGTTTTCCTGAG TGCTACGTGCCCACGGTGTTTGAAAACTACTCGGCCAGCTTTGACCTGGACCTGCAGAGAGTGGAGCTCCGGCTGTGGGACACCTCAG GTTCTTCTTACTATGACAACGTGCGTCCCCTATCCTACCCGGATGCTGACGCAGTCCTCATCTGCTTTGACATCAGCAGACCAGAGACATTAGACAACGTGCTTAAGAAG tggagaggagagattgAGGAGTTCTGCCCCAACACCAAGATGCTGCTGGTAGGCTGTAAGTCAGACCTCAGAGCAGACCTCTTTACCAGGTCTCACAGCAGACACACTCCAGTATCATATGACCAG GGCTCCAACACAGCCAAGCAGCTGAGCACCCCCTACCTGGAGTGTTCCTCACTGCAGTCTGACAACAGCGTCAAGGACATCTTCCATGTGGCCACACTGGCGTGtgtcaacaagaacaacaagaacatgaagaggaggaagtccTCCAGAGCCACTAAGAGGATGTCTCACAGCGGAGGAGACATGTCCCCTGTAGCATCAACACACTTTCAGCAGACCAAAGCTAAGAGCTGTGCTGTTATGTAA
- the nmi gene encoding N-myc-interactor, with protein MDSDMEEENQFEEAKKELETWKTKVERADDVKSRLIMEKLEEDEAKKIAKEEMKALANERAECEEDFSQRMCAVKEEILKVSKRKQDLLDKLKRFQAELQNKRAESTKLKQKFKIYAQIPDTEVRFSAQEKEESDDGSQPIRGVFIISQRSTVPLQGGQALITFEEEKVASQILKMPKCSVSYEGKSLNVKPKRITMDPAVKFEVHLDVSRKELKVSSIPPSMPEERMKDRLEISFSRPSRGGGEVEGVEYDKNTGTGLITFLHPGVAEVLALRGKYLVDLDSEVNVQVGPVYKQELRKFQTFCGSPKRTILLNDIKDITDIMDEDEVQDIIELHFQKTSNRGGEIESIKYVSREKALQAFFCEDAEKRDG; from the exons ATGGACAGTGATATGGAGGAGGAAAATCAGTTCGAGGAGGCCAAGAAAGAGCTGGAGACATGGAAG ACTAAAGTGGAGAGAGCTGATGATGTCAAATCCAGGCTCATAATGGAAAAACTGGAAGAAGATGAAGCCAAGAAGATTGccaaggaggagatgaaggctTTGGCCAATGAGCGAGCTGAGTGTGAGGAGGACTTCAGTCAGAGAATGTGTGCAGTAAAG GAGGAAATCCTGAAAGTTTCTAAACGCAAACAGGATTTGCTGGATAAACTGAAGAGATTTCAGGCTGAACTGCAGAATAAGAGGGCAGAGTCCACCAAACTGAAGCAGAAATTCAAG ATCTATGCCCAGATTCCAGACACAGAGGTAAGGTTCAGCGCtcaggaaaaagaggaaagtgatgatggcagtcagccaatcagaggagtgTTCATCATCAGCCAGAGATCAACTGTGCCTCTGCAGGGAGGACAGGCACTTATCACCTTCGAGGAGGAGAAAG tggcCTCTCAGATCCTGAAGATGCCCAAGTGCTCCGTGTCCTATGAGGGCAAGAGTctcaatgtgaaaccaaaacgcATAACCATGGATCCTGCTGTGAAGTTTGAG GTCCACCTTGATGTCTCTAGAAAGGAGCTCAAGGTTTCCAGCATCCCTCCTTCCATGCCAGAGGAGAGAATGAAGGACCGACTGGAGATAAGTTTCTCTCGGcccagcagaggaggaggagaggtggagggggtggagtaCGATAAGAACACCGGGACAGGACTCATCACCTTTCTTCACCCTGGAG ttgCTGAGGTCCTGGCCCTGAGAGGGAAGTACCTAGTGGACCTGGATTCGGAAGTGAATGTCCAGGTTGGACCTGTTTACAAACAGGAGCTGCGTAAGTTTCAG ACCTTCTGTGGCTCTCCGAAACGAACCATCCTCCTGAATGACATCAAGGACATCACGGACATCATGGACGAGGACGAAGTGCAGGACATAATAGAGCTCCACTTCCAGAAGACCAGTAACCGTGGCGGTGAGATAGAGAGCATCAAGTACGTATCTCGGGAGAAGGCTCTGCAGGCCTTTTTCTGTGAGGATGCTGAGAAGAGAGACGGCTGA